From the Methanoculleus caldifontis genome, the window TCATCTTTCCGGTGCTCGGGATCGACCCTGCCACGGTCATCGTCGACGGCTTCTCGAATATGCTGCAGCTGATACAGGGCCTCTTCTAGGCGGCTGCTCTCCTGCCCGGGGGTCTTCCGACCCCCGTTTCCCCAAGGTATTTAGGCCAGGAGTGCCCACCATCGTTGCATGAGTCCGATTGGTGGAACGGTTAATCTCGGTGTCACGGTCATACGGAGCAGGCACAGCGTCCGGAAGTACAAGGACAAGCCGATCGAGGAGAAGATCGTCAAGGATGCCCTCGACTGCGCGCGCCTTGCTCCGACCGCACGAAACGAGCAGCCCTGGCTCTTTGGGACCATCCAGAACCGCGAGACGCTGGCTGCGATCGCGGGCCTGGCCGAGAACGGCAGGTTCATCGCCGATGCGCCCATCTGCTTCGCCGTCTTTGGAAGAAGGGACGCGAAGTACTATCTTGAAGACTGCTGTGCGGCCACGGTGCAGATCCTCCTCGCGCTCCAGGCATGGGGGGTCGGGTCCTGCTGGGTTGCGGGGGAGAAGAAGGACTACGCCGAGGACGTCCGGAAACTCCTCAACGTCCCTGAAGGGTATGCGCTCGTCTCCCTCATCCCCGCGGGATACCCCGAAGAGATCAAGATCGCGCAGAAGAAGGTCATAGACGAGGTCGCCTTCTTCGAGCGCTACGAAGAAGAGTGAGTCACTCATATAAATCCACTTTTTTTGCCGCCCTGGCCTGATCCTGGCGCACTCGTGCGGAGACTCCGCTCTTCTCAAACCTCGCTCTGCTTTGCCGGGCAGTAGGGGCAGAGAGCGTTTGAGACGTCGTCGGCCTTCTCCCGGACGGGGCAGAGGTACTCGCCGTCCCTGACCTCGACCTCGAGCCCGCCGGGAAAGGGCGTGCCCACCGGGTGGGCGGGGCGGCCGAGGACGAAGATGTTGAACGCGGCAAGGAGGAAGTAGAGGAGCTCAAGGTGCTCCTCCTCTTCGTCGGTGTTCAGGCATGTCCTCTCGACCATCCCGCAGAAGTCCTGGAACTCCTCTGCAAGCGGCCCGTCCTCCAGCTCCGGGTTGCCCCGGCGCATGGTGGCGATCAGGGTATGATGCGTCTCAAAGATCATCTCCATCATCCGCGGGTAGAGGCGCCGGCGGTACCCGGCGGGGACGGACTGGAGGTCGCGCTCCATCCTGCCCCGCATCGCCTGGAGGTCGAAGAGCGAGTAGCCGGAGACCTCGCGGTAGAGGGCGGCCGCAAGTTCCCTCCGCGTCGTTGCCGGCCGGAGACGGGCGCAGGCACGGCGGATGCCTGCCGGGCCACGAGTCGCGCTCATCGGATCACGCGGATAACATTCGACCCCCGGGTGCATCAATGATGCCCCGGTGCGACCCTGGGGGTGCAGTCATGCTTCATCCGGCCGGGCGGCACGTTGTGCCGCCCTGAAGATGGGAGGACGTGTAAAAAGAGGTGTGGTGCCCGGGAGCCGCACGGGCTTACCCTCCTGGCCTGCCTGGGGGGAGGGTCCGGGGGTATGGCATGGTGTCGCGGTCACAGCGCCGTGTCGCCACGCTCCCGTGTTCTGACCCTGATCGCATCCTCAAGGGGTATGATGAAGATCTTTCCGTCTCCAATCTGGCCGGTCACCGCACTGGCGGCGATGATATCGACGACTTTCTCGACATCGGCATCCGCCACCACGATCTCGATCTTCGTCTTGGGGATCAGGTCGACGACGTACTCGGCCCCTCTCCACTGCTGGGTGATGCCCTTCTGCCGCCCGCGGCCTTTAACCTCGGTGACGGTCATGGAATCGTATCCCGCATCTTCGAGAGCGTTTTTGACGCTCTCAAATCTCATTGTCCGAATGATTGCTTCGATCTTCTTCATGCTTTCTCACCATCCAGGGGGGGTTCCGCGATAACGAAGTTCGGGTAAGCGCTCACCCCGTGTTCTCCGATGTCAAGCCCCTGCATCTCTTCCGCCGGGGAGACCCGGATGCCAACCGTATACTTGAGGGCGGCGAAGAGTATAAGCCCTAACCCGAACGCCCAGGCGAAGTTCACTACCATGCTGATGGCCTGCACGGCCAGGAATCCGGCGTTGCCGTAGAGCAGCCCGGTCACCATCGGACCTTCGGTGGTGTACACGCCGTAGGTGCCGTCCGCAAAGATGCCGAGCGCGAGCAGCCCCCAGGCGCCGTTGAACCCATGCACGGAGACCGCGCCGACCGGGTCGTCGATGTGGAGCACCCAGTCGAGGAGCCAGACGCCGACGTAGATGACGATGCCGGCGACGATGCCGATGACGACGGCAGCCCACGGGCTCACCCACGCGCAGGATGCGGTTATGGCGACGAGGCCGCCGAGCACCCCGTTCCCGGTCATGCTGACGTCGGGTTTCCCGAACCGCCACCAGGTGATGAACATCGTGGTGACCGCGCCCGCGGCGGAGGCGAGCACGGTGTTGGCGGCGATGACCGAGATCCGCAGTTCGGTGGCGGCGAGGGTGCTTCCCGGGTTGAACCCGAACCAGCCGAACCAGAGTATGAAGACGCCGAGCACGGCAAGCGGCAGGGCGTGGCCCGGAATGGCTACCGGTGTGCCGTCTTTCCTGAACTTCCCGAGCCGGGAGCCGAGGAGCAGGGCGCCTGCCAGGCCGACGAAGCCGCCGACGGCGTGGACGACGCCGGAACCGGCGAAGTCGAGCGCGCCGTAGCCGCCGCCGAGGTCGACCATGAAGTCAGCGGCGTTCAGCCACCCGCCGCCCCATAACCAGTGCCCGTAGATGGGGTAGATGAGCGCGGTGATGGCGACGCTTGCTATCAGGTACGTGGAGAACTTCGCTCGCTCCGCCACCGCTCCGGAGACGATGGTGGCTGCCGTTGCCGCAAAGACCATCTGGAAGAACCAGAGTTCGATGGTGCTCACGTCATAGGCGTCCCCGAGGAGGAAGAATCCGTCCGTGCCGAAGAGCAGCCCCGTGATCCCGGAGGCTGTGCCGAACATCAGGGCGAACCCGACCGCCCAGTAGGAGAGGGCGCCGAACGAGAAGTCCGCAAGGTTCTTCATCAGGATGTTTGCGGCGTTTTTTGCCCGGGTCAGTCCTGTCTCGACCATTGCAAACCCTGCCTGCATGAACATGACCAGGAATCCGCAGATCAAGGTCCATGCAAAGTTGACGGGTGCATCGGGGTCGTCCTCGAGGGTCGCGGCGCCGGTCGGGTCCTGGGCCAGGGCCGGCGTGACGAGCATCGCCAGGAGGACGACAATCAGAATAATGTGTACGTGCTTTAGACTCACCATGCTCACCTGTCTATCAGATGGTAGAAGGAAGTTTCCTTCTACCATATTTATGTGTTTCTATTTTTGTGCGGGGCCCTCGGCGTGAGCAGCCTTCCCGGGCGTCGCCCGTCGGGGCGCGGATACTTCTGCACTGCTCTCTCCGGCTGGCGGTACTGTATCCTATGCGCGGATCTGTCCGGGGTGCTCCGATCGTGTTTGCGGGATCTCTGTTCCTGCGCTGCGCGCGATGGGGCTGTCGGATCGGCGGCATCGCCCTTTTTTTAAAAAACTTTATATGCATAGGAAGGTAACTTCCTTCCAATGTATGGTGACGGCTACCTCTATGAAATGGACGTCCCGGGGGCCGGAGCATGATTGATTCCGGTGCTACGGCGTTTGTCCTCATCTGTACGGCTATGGTCATGCTGATGACTCCTGGCGTGGGGCTCTTCTACGGCGGGCTCGTGCGGCGGAAGAACTTCATCTCCATGATCGCGCTGGCGTTCATTGCATTTGCCGTCGTCGCCCTCCAGTGGGTGATCTTCGGCTACAGTCTGGCCTTCGGGTCCGATATCGGCGGGCTGATCGGAAACCTCGATTACGTCTTCCTGCATGGCGTCGGCATGGACGGCGACGGCATCCCCGACCTGCTCTTCATGGTCTTCCAGCTGGTCTTTGCCGGGCTGACTTTGGCCATCGTCACGTCGGCGGTCGCCGAACGGGTGAAGCTGAGTTCGTTCATCATCTTCGGCCTGCTCTGGACGACGCTGGTGTATGACCCGCTCGCCCACTGGGCGTGGGGTGGGGGCTGGGCAGCGCAGCTCGGGGCCCTGGACTTCGCGGGCGGAACGGTCGTCCACATCAGTTCCGGGTTCTCCGCGCTCGCGCTCGCACTCGTCATCGGGAAGCGCGTCGGGTTCGGGCAGTACAGCATGGAGCCCCACAACATCCCGATGACCCTGCTCGGAGGGGCGCTCCTGTGGTTCGGGTGGTTCGGGTTCAACGCCGGCAGCGCGCTGGCAGCCGACGGCCTGGCAGCCAACGCCTTCGTTGTCACCATTATCGCCGCGGCCGCAGGGGCTCTTGCCTGGCTCTTCGCTGCCTGGATTCGCGGCAAGCCGAGTTCGGTCGGCATGATCAGCGGCGCCCTCGCCGGGCTTGTCGCCATAACTCCGGCGGCCGGGTTCGTCGATCCCATGGCTTCGATTGCGATCGGTGCGGTCGCAGGCATCATCTGCTACTGGGCCCTGCTCTTCCGGATGCGGAAGGGTCTGGACGAGAGCCTGGACGCCTGGGCCGTCCACGGCGTCGGTGGTTTCTGGGGCGCTCTGGCGACCGGTATCTTTGCGGTTGCGGCAGTCGGCGGTGTCGATGGCCTGCTCTACGGAAACCTCGGCCAGTTCGTCATTCAACTGGTTGATGCGGCTGTCGTCGTCCTCTACGCCTTCGTCGTGACCTTCGTGCTTGCCAAAGTCGTCGACACGGCGCTGGGGCTCCGGGTGAGCGAGGAGGAAGAATATGTCGGGTTGGATATCGCACAGCATGGGGAATCGACCCAGCTGTGAGGCGGTGATTGGCATGAAGATGGTTACGGCAATTATCAGGCCTGAGAAGTTTGATTCGGTAAAATCGGCCCTTGAGGCGAGCGGGATCTATGGTATGACCATCAGCGAAGTGCGGGGGCGCGGAGCACAGAAGGGGATCTCGCTCCAGTTCAGGGGCAAGACGGTGCCGGTCGATCTCATCCCCAAGATGAAGATCGAGATGGTGGTCAAGAGCGCAGAGGTGGACGAGGTCATCCGGATCATCCGGGAGCACGGGCGGACCGGAAAGTTCGGGGACGGCCGGGTCTTCGTGATGCCCATCGAGACCATGTGCAAGGTGCGGACCGACGAGGTCGACCCGGTCGACCAATAATCCTTTTTTCTCTCCTCCGAACGTGCTCTGCTCCTGATCCGATGCGAACCGGGGCCGCAGGCGGGCCGCACCACGCTCCTCCTGGTGGATGGCCTGCCCGCCGGCCCTCCGGATCTGCCGGCCCCCTTTGGTTCTTTCGCCATCGAAGTGTATTAGAAACGCTTAAATTATGTGGAAAGCAACTTCCTTCTAACAGATGGCGGTATAGCGTCCCCGTATACTGTCGCACGGCAGAGCCGTCCGTTTGAGGTCCCAGCAGAGACATCCTGCGCGATCACCGGCCGGGTGAAGAGACAGGGCCGTTCGTCTCGTCCCGATTTGTGAAAAGTCCGTGATGTCCGAGAAGAGGCACAAGCCGGTAGCGAACGCCATCTGTCACCAGGAGGAAGGAGCATGGTGCTTGATAATGGCGATACAGCGTTTATTCTGATCTGTACAGCGTTGGTTATGTTGATGACGCCGGGAGTGGGGCTCTTCTACGGCGGATTAGTTCGACGAAAGAACCTGATCTCGATGGTTGCCCTCTCGTTCGTTGCACTCTCGATCGTTACGCTTCAATGGGTTTTCTTCGGCTACAGTCTGGCCTTTGGGCCCGATATCTCCGGGATCATCGGGTCGTTCACGTTCATCGGGCTTGAAGGCGTCGGAACAACCGGCGACGGCATCCCCGACCTGCTCTTCATGGTCTTCCAGATGGCCTTCGCTGCGATTGCCCTTGCCATCGTCACGTCGGCGGTCGCCGAACGGGTGAAGCTGAGTTCGTTCATCGTCTTCGGCCTGCTCTGGACGACGCTGATCTACGATCCGATCGCCCACTGGGTATGGGGCGGGGGCTGGGCTGCACAGATGGGCATCGTTGACTTTGCGGGCGGCATCGTCATCCATATCTCGGCAGGCTTCTCGGCGCTCGCACTCGCGCTCGTCATCGGGAAGCGCGTCGGGTTCGGGCAGTACAGCATGGATCCCCACAACATCCCGATGACCCTGCTCGGAGGAGCGCTCCTGTGGTTCGGGTGGTTCGGGTTCAACGCCGGCAGCGCGCTGGCGGCCGACGGCCTGGCGGCCAATGCCTTCGTCGTGACCAACATCTCCGCCGCGTCCGGGGCGCTGGCATGGATGGGGGCGTCATGGGTCCGGGGCAAACCGAGCTCGCTCGGCATGATCAGCGGTGCCATTGCCGGACTCGGCGCGATCACCCCGGCGGCAGGATTTGTCGGGCCCCTGGCGGCGGTCGTGATCGGCACGGTCTCCGGTCTGCTCTGTTACTACGCCCTGCTCTTCCGGATCAGGAAGGGCCTGGACGAGAGTCTGGACGCCTGGGCAATCCACGGCGTGGGAGGGTTCTGGGGAACGCTTTCGATTGGTATTTTTGCGATCGCTTCCATAGGTGGTGTGAGCGGCCTCATCGCAGGAGCCGGAGAGCAGTTCCTTCTGCAGGCGTTCGGCGCCGTAGCCGTCACGGTCTTCTCGTTTGCGGGGACGTACGTCATAGCACGGTGTGTCGATGCGCTGATGGGTCTCCGGGTGAGTGAAGACGAAGAGTATGTCGGGCTGGACATCTCCCAGCACGGTGAGTCCATTCAGGTCTAGGGATGCATCATGAAGTTAGTCATTGCAGTGATCAGGCCGGAAAAGTTTGAACAGGTGAAAAAAGCCCTTGAAGCCGAGGGAATCATCGGAATGACCGTCACCGAGGTGAAGGGTCGGGGGGAACAGAAGGGCATTGCCCTGCAGTTCCGGGGAAAAGCCATGCCGGTCGACCTCATCCCGAAGGTGAAGATCGAGATGGCCGTTAAGGATGCCGATGTCGAGAAGGTCATCGGCATCGTCCGGGCGAACGGCCGGACCGGCAAGCCGGGAGACGGCAGGATCTTCGTCAGTCCGATCGAGAGCATCTGCCGGGTGCGGACGGACCTTGAGGATCCGGCCGAACTATAACTATTTTGGGTTGTTCCGGAGGGCCTTTGCCCTTGAGGGGCGGTTGGTGCCATAGAATGTCAAGCTCCGGACATTCAGTTTGCTGCCACTCGCACCTTCGCACCTCTGGTGCTCAAACTCCGTTCCTTCAGGAACGTCGTTCTTCGGTGCTCCTGCTCCCGTTCTCGAAGCCTAGCGGTTTCTCAAGCTCCGGACATGCCGTCCGTCACACCTTCGGCCCGTCGCCAGTCCAAGACCTTCGGTCTTCTCCAGCGATGTCCCGTGGGGACCTCGCCTATCGCCACGCACTGCCCCCGCCCCTCGGGGCGGGGGAGGAGGCCGAAGGCCGGCGGGGTGGGGGTTACAGGTGTCCAGGTACAAGGTAGAGACAGGGGAGGGGGGCATGCCCCCCTCGCACCTATCGGTGCTCTAGCTTGCTACGCTCGCACTCCGCACCCTTCGGATGCTCGAGCTCCGGGCGTTCCGCCCATCGCACTCCCCGTCAGCCCCTCCCCCAATG encodes:
- a CDS encoding DUF2115 domain-containing protein, whose protein sequence is MSATRGPAGIRRACARLRPATTRRELAAALYREVSGYSLFDLQAMRGRMERDLQSVPAGYRRRLYPRMMEMIFETHHTLIATMRRGNPELEDGPLAEEFQDFCGMVERTCLNTDEEEEHLELLYFLLAAFNIFVLGRPAHPVGTPFPGGLEVEVRDGEYLCPVREKADDVSNALCPYCPAKQSEV
- a CDS encoding P-II family nitrogen regulator, whose protein sequence is MKLVIAVIRPEKFEQVKKALEAEGIIGMTVTEVKGRGEQKGIALQFRGKAMPVDLIPKVKIEMAVKDADVEKVIGIVRANGRTGKPGDGRIFVSPIESICRVRTDLEDPAEL
- a CDS encoding P-II family nitrogen regulator — encoded protein: MKMVTAIIRPEKFDSVKSALEASGIYGMTISEVRGRGAQKGISLQFRGKTVPVDLIPKMKIEMVVKSAEVDEVIRIIREHGRTGKFGDGRVFVMPIETMCKVRTDEVDPVDQ
- a CDS encoding P-II family nitrogen regulator, which translates into the protein MKKIEAIIRTMRFESVKNALEDAGYDSMTVTEVKGRGRQKGITQQWRGAEYVVDLIPKTKIEIVVADADVEKVVDIIAASAVTGQIGDGKIFIIPLEDAIRVRTRERGDTAL
- a CDS encoding ammonium transporter, encoding MIDSGATAFVLICTAMVMLMTPGVGLFYGGLVRRKNFISMIALAFIAFAVVALQWVIFGYSLAFGSDIGGLIGNLDYVFLHGVGMDGDGIPDLLFMVFQLVFAGLTLAIVTSAVAERVKLSSFIIFGLLWTTLVYDPLAHWAWGGGWAAQLGALDFAGGTVVHISSGFSALALALVIGKRVGFGQYSMEPHNIPMTLLGGALLWFGWFGFNAGSALAADGLAANAFVVTIIAAAAGALAWLFAAWIRGKPSSVGMISGALAGLVAITPAAGFVDPMASIAIGAVAGIICYWALLFRMRKGLDESLDAWAVHGVGGFWGALATGIFAVAAVGGVDGLLYGNLGQFVIQLVDAAVVVLYAFVVTFVLAKVVDTALGLRVSEEEEYVGLDIAQHGESTQL
- a CDS encoding ammonium transporter, which translates into the protein MVSLKHVHIILIVVLLAMLVTPALAQDPTGAATLEDDPDAPVNFAWTLICGFLVMFMQAGFAMVETGLTRAKNAANILMKNLADFSFGALSYWAVGFALMFGTASGITGLLFGTDGFFLLGDAYDVSTIELWFFQMVFAATAATIVSGAVAERAKFSTYLIASVAITALIYPIYGHWLWGGGWLNAADFMVDLGGGYGALDFAGSGVVHAVGGFVGLAGALLLGSRLGKFRKDGTPVAIPGHALPLAVLGVFILWFGWFGFNPGSTLAATELRISVIAANTVLASAAGAVTTMFITWWRFGKPDVSMTGNGVLGGLVAITASCAWVSPWAAVVIGIVAGIVIYVGVWLLDWVLHIDDPVGAVSVHGFNGAWGLLALGIFADGTYGVYTTEGPMVTGLLYGNAGFLAVQAISMVVNFAWAFGLGLILFAALKYTVGIRVSPAEEMQGLDIGEHGVSAYPNFVIAEPPLDGEKA
- a CDS encoding nitroreductase family protein, which produces MSPIGGTVNLGVTVIRSRHSVRKYKDKPIEEKIVKDALDCARLAPTARNEQPWLFGTIQNRETLAAIAGLAENGRFIADAPICFAVFGRRDAKYYLEDCCAATVQILLALQAWGVGSCWVAGEKKDYAEDVRKLLNVPEGYALVSLIPAGYPEEIKIAQKKVIDEVAFFERYEEE
- a CDS encoding ammonium transporter, with product MVLDNGDTAFILICTALVMLMTPGVGLFYGGLVRRKNLISMVALSFVALSIVTLQWVFFGYSLAFGPDISGIIGSFTFIGLEGVGTTGDGIPDLLFMVFQMAFAAIALAIVTSAVAERVKLSSFIVFGLLWTTLIYDPIAHWVWGGGWAAQMGIVDFAGGIVIHISAGFSALALALVIGKRVGFGQYSMDPHNIPMTLLGGALLWFGWFGFNAGSALAADGLAANAFVVTNISAASGALAWMGASWVRGKPSSLGMISGAIAGLGAITPAAGFVGPLAAVVIGTVSGLLCYYALLFRIRKGLDESLDAWAIHGVGGFWGTLSIGIFAIASIGGVSGLIAGAGEQFLLQAFGAVAVTVFSFAGTYVIARCVDALMGLRVSEDEEYVGLDISQHGESIQV